GGCGGGCAGCTACGAACTCCACAAGATCAATGGGGTCCGCCTCGATATCAATAAGAGCCTCGACGAGCTGGGCGTCCAGGACGGCGACACCCTGGTGCTGGTGCCCCGGGTCGACGGGGAGTCGTTCGAACCGCAGTACGAGTCGCTGTCGACGGGGCTGGCCGCCATGGGCAAGTGGCTGGGCCGCGACGGCGGCGACCGGATGTTCGCGCCGGTGACGCCGCTGACGGCCGCGCACACCGCGGTCGCGGTCATCGCGATGGCGGTGTCGGTGGTGGTGGCCCTGACGCTGCGGGCCCGGACGTTTACCGACGGCCCGATCCCGGCGGCGGTGGCGGGCGGGATCGGCGTGCTCCTGGTCATCGCGACGCTGGTGGTGCGCAACGGATGGCGGGAGCGGCGCGATCTGTTCAGCGGGTTCGCCTGGCTCGCGGTGGTCTCGCTGGCCACCGCCGGCGCCTGCGCGCCGCCGGGCGTGCTCGGCGCGGCGCACGGGCTGATCGGCGCCGTGGTGGTGATCCTGGGCGCCGTCGCCATCGGGGTGACGGCGCGCAACCGGTGGCAGACCGCGGTGGTCACCTCCGTGGTGACGGTCTGCGGCGTCCTGGCCGTCGTCGCCGCCGTCCGCATGTTCCGCCCCGCCTCCGCGCAGGTGCTGGCGGTCTGTGTGTTGGTCGGATTGCTTGTCCTGGTCCGGATGGCCCCGCTGATCGCGTTGTGGGTGGCCCGGGTCAGGCCGCCGCATTTCGGATCGATCACCGGACGGGACCTGTTCGCCCGGCGCGAGGGGATGCCGGTTGACACCGTGTCTCCGGTCAGCGAGGACGAATCCGAGGATGAGGACAACGAACTCACCGACATCACCGCGCGCGGCGCCGCGATCGCCGCCTCGGCGCGATTGGTCAACGCGGTCCAGGTGGGGCTGTGCGTCGGGGTCTCGATCGTGCTGCCCGCCGCGGTATGGGGCGTGTTGACGCCCGGACGCCCGTGGGCGTGGCTGGCGCTGGTGGTCGCCGGCCTGGTGGTGGGGATCTTCATCACCCAGGGCCGCGGATTCGCCGCCAAATACCAGGCGGTCGCGCTGGTGTGCGGGGCGTCGGCCGCGGTGTGCGCGGGGGTGGTCAAATACGCCGTCGCCGGGGCCCACGACGCGCTGGCGGGTTTGCTGTGGCCGGTGGTGGCGGTGGCGGTATTCGCCGGATTGGGTTTGGCCGCAGCGCTTTTGGTGCCGGCCATGCGGTTCAGACCGTTCATCCGATTGACCGTGGAATGGGTGGAAGTGCTCGCGTTCATCGTCCTGCTGCCGGCGGCGGCGGCCCTGGGAGGGCTCTTCACGTGGATTCGCCACTGAGAACCGCTGCGGCGCTGACCGCCGCCGTGACCCTGGTCGCGTTATCCGCCAATATCCCTGCCGCGCAAGCGATCACACCGCCGTCGGTGGATCCCGCGCTGGTACCACCGGATGGGCCGCCGCATCCCGATCAGCCGATGCGCCGCGCCAACAGCTGCTCGTCGCCGATCACCGTGCGAAACCCCGACGTGGCGCAGATGGCGCCGGGCTTCAACCTGCTCAACATCGCCAAGGCCTGGCAGTACAGCACCGGCAACGGCGTGCCCGTCGCGGTCATCGACACCGGGGTGACGCCGAACCCGCGGCTACCGGTGGTCCCCGGCGGCGACTACATCATGGGTGAGGACGGCCTGACGGACTGCGACGCCCACGGCACCATCGTCAGCTCGATCATCGGCGCTGCGCCGCAAGGGATATTGCCGATGCCGCGCCCGATGCCGACCGCCCCGGCGTTCCCGCCGCCGGCCGGGCCGCCGCCGGTCGCCGGGGCGCCCCCGCCGCCGGTCGAGGTGCCGCCCCCGATGGCGCCGCCGCCCCCGCCGCCGCCCGTGACGATCACCCAGGTCCTTCCGCCGCCGCCACCGCCGCCCCCGCCGCCGGAGGGCGGTGGGGCCACGGCCGCATCGAACGGGCCGGCGGACCCGCAGACCGAGGAAGAGCCCGCGGTGCCGCCGCTTCCCCCGGGAGCCCCCGATGGGGTGGTGGGAGTGGCCCCGCACGCGACGATCATCTCGATCCGGCAATCCTCGCGGGCCTTCGAACCGGTCAACCCCCCGCCGGGGGATCCCAACTCCGACGAGAAGGTCAAGGCCGGCACGCTGAATTCGGTTGCGCGCGCGGTGGTTCACGCCGCGAACATGGGCGCGAAGGTGATCAACATCTCGGTCACCGCCTGCCTGCCCGCGGCGGCCCCGGCCGATCAGCGGGCCCTGGGTGCGGCGCTGTGGTACGCGGCCACCGCGAAGGACGCCGTGATCGTGGCGGCGGCCGGCAACGACGGGGAAGCCGGCTGCAACAACAACCCGATGTATGACCCACTGGATCCGTCGGATCCGCGGGACTGGCATCAGGTCAAGGTCGTCTCGGCGCCGTCGTGGTTCTCCGATTACGTCCTGTCGGTGGGCGCCGTCGACGCCACCGGTGCCGCGCTGGACAAGAGCATGTCGGGTCCCTGGGTCGGCGTCGCCGCACCGGGGACGCACATCATGGGTCTCTCGCCCCAGGGCGGCGGGCCGGTCAACGCATACCCGCCGTCGCGGCCGGGCGAGAAGAACATGCCGTTCTGGGGAACCAGCTTCTCGGCCGCCTACGTCAGCGGCGTCGCGGCGTTGGTGCGCGCGAAGTACCCCGATCTCAGTGCGCACCAGGTGATCAACCGGATCGTGCAGTCGGCCCACAACCCGCCCGCGGGCGTCGACAACAAGGTCGGCTACGGGCTGGTGGACCCGGTCGCCGCGTTGACGTTCAACATCCCGCCGGGTGACCGGCTGCCGCCGGGCGCACAGAGCCGCGTCATCACCCCGGCGGCGCCGCCCCCGCCGCCCGACCACCGGGCGCGCAACATGGCGATCGGATTCCTGGGGGTGGTGGCCGCCGGCGTGCTCGTGCTCGCGATCGCCGCGCGCCTGCGGAGGGCCCGATGAGGCCCAACCTCACCGGGTTCAGCCGCGGCAGCAATCGCCGGGTTGTCGGGGTGTGGGTGGTGTTCGTGCTGGCGCTCGCGAGTTGGCTGCTGGCCGGCTACATCGGCGCCGCGGTCGCCGTGGTGGTGGGCGTCGCGGTCGTGTTCGTGCGCTGGTGGGGCCAGCCGGCGTGGTCGTGGGCGGTGCTGTGGCGGCGCGGCCGGCGTCCGATCGACTGGTCGGCCCCAATCACCGTGGCCAACAACCGATCCGGTGGCGGTGTGCGGGTGCAGGACGGTGTCGCCGTGGTCGCGGTGCAGCTGCTGGGCAGAGCGCATCAGGCCACCATGGTGACCGGATCGGTGACCGTCGAGACCGACAACGTGATCGACGTCGTCGAATTGGTGCCGATGCTGCGTCAAGCCCTCGGTCTGCAGCTCGACTCGATCAGCGTCGTGAGCATCGGGTCCCGGCACGGCACCGTCGGCGACTATCCGCGGGTGTACGACTCGGAGATCGGCACCCCGCCGTACGCGGGCTGGCGCGAAACATGGCTGATCATGCGGCTGGCGGTGCTC
The sequence above is drawn from the Mycobacterium marseillense genome and encodes:
- the mycP gene encoding type VII secretion-associated serine protease mycosin; the encoded protein is MDSPLRTAAALTAAVTLVALSANIPAAQAITPPSVDPALVPPDGPPHPDQPMRRANSCSSPITVRNPDVAQMAPGFNLLNIAKAWQYSTGNGVPVAVIDTGVTPNPRLPVVPGGDYIMGEDGLTDCDAHGTIVSSIIGAAPQGILPMPRPMPTAPAFPPPAGPPPVAGAPPPPVEVPPPMAPPPPPPPVTITQVLPPPPPPPPPPEGGGATAASNGPADPQTEEEPAVPPLPPGAPDGVVGVAPHATIISIRQSSRAFEPVNPPPGDPNSDEKVKAGTLNSVARAVVHAANMGAKVINISVTACLPAAAPADQRALGAALWYAATAKDAVIVAAAGNDGEAGCNNNPMYDPLDPSDPRDWHQVKVVSAPSWFSDYVLSVGAVDATGAALDKSMSGPWVGVAAPGTHIMGLSPQGGGPVNAYPPSRPGEKNMPFWGTSFSAAYVSGVAALVRAKYPDLSAHQVINRIVQSAHNPPAGVDNKVGYGLVDPVAALTFNIPPGDRLPPGAQSRVITPAAPPPPPDHRARNMAIGFLGVVAAGVLVLAIAARLRRAR
- the eccD gene encoding type VII secretion integral membrane protein EccD, translated to MTSPHKVAFPARCAVNISYEKHLCSQVFPAGIPMEGFFEGMVELFDADLKRKGFDGISLPAGSYELHKINGVRLDINKSLDELGVQDGDTLVLVPRVDGESFEPQYESLSTGLAAMGKWLGRDGGDRMFAPVTPLTAAHTAVAVIAMAVSVVVALTLRARTFTDGPIPAAVAGGIGVLLVIATLVVRNGWRERRDLFSGFAWLAVVSLATAGACAPPGVLGAAHGLIGAVVVILGAVAIGVTARNRWQTAVVTSVVTVCGVLAVVAAVRMFRPASAQVLAVCVLVGLLVLVRMAPLIALWVARVRPPHFGSITGRDLFARREGMPVDTVSPVSEDESEDEDNELTDITARGAAIAASARLVNAVQVGLCVGVSIVLPAAVWGVLTPGRPWAWLALVVAGLVVGIFITQGRGFAAKYQAVALVCGASAAVCAGVVKYAVAGAHDALAGLLWPVVAVAVFAGLGLAAALLVPAMRFRPFIRLTVEWVEVLAFIVLLPAAAALGGLFTWIRH